A DNA window from Corvus hawaiiensis isolate bCorHaw1 chromosome 11, bCorHaw1.pri.cur, whole genome shotgun sequence contains the following coding sequences:
- the FEZF2 gene encoding fez family zinc finger protein 2 translates to MASPGSLETVMPSSCPRHDGRAATANPSKTLAFSIERIMAKTSEPKPAFEERHGGPGLEPGKKPLSLCSPLPCVIPIPSLGYELPSKTLSYSELWKNSLRGGAGLCKANCGVCCKAELALGQPSGRLIKPQVIHQAGAVPAAPRSLYYFNYLDAAYHPADLLHGQLFPAGLLGAPPPGGLSAHQKLFLLENAKLAGLAAEKLPPPTPFAHKERLPGHLDQVMKEVAAVERGGHPKGHAKMGGGGGGAAEGKPKNFTCEVCGKVFNAHYNLTRHMPVHTGARPFVCKVCGKGFRQASTLCRHKIIHTQEKPHKCNQCGKAFNRSSTLNTHIRIHAGYKPFVCEFCGKGFHQKGNYKNHKLTHSGEKQYKCTICNKAFHQIYNLTFHMHTHNDKKPFTCVTCGKGFCRNFDLKKHVRKLHDSVSSAPPPRDPGRSGQS, encoded by the exons ATGGCGAGCCCGGGGTCGCTGGAGACGGTCATGCCTTCTTCCTGCCCCCGGCACGACGGCAGGGCCGCCACCGCTAACCCCTCAAAGACCCTGGCCTTCTCCATCGAGCGGATCATGGCAAAGACGTCGGAGCCCAAGCCGGCCTTCGAGGAGCGGCACGGCGGgccggggctggagccaggcaagAAGCCGCTGAGCCTGTGCTCGCCTCTGCCCTGCGTGATCCCTATCCCGTCGCTGGGCTACGAACTGCCCTCCAAGACTCTCAGCTACTCGGAGCTGTGGAAGAACAGCctgcggggcggtgcggggctcTGCAAAGCCAACTGCGGCGTCTGCTGCAAGGCAGAGCTCGCCCTGGGCCAGCCCAGCGGCCGGCTCATCAAGCCGCAGGTCATCCACCAGGCAGGGGCCGTTCCGGCAGCCCCCCGCTCCCTCTACTACTTCAACTACCTGGACGCCGCGTACCACCCGGCCGACCTCCTGCACGGACAGCTCTTCCCGGCCGGCCTGCTGGGCGCCCCGCCGCCGGGGGGGCTCTCGGCCCACCAGaagcttttcctgctggagaaTGCcaagctggcagggctggcggCCGAGAAGCTGCCGCCGCCGACTCCCTTTGCCCACAAGGAGCGGCTGCCGGGACACCTGGACCAGGTGATGAAGGAGGTGGCGGCGGTGGAGCGCGGCGGCCACCCCAAGGGCCACGCCAAGatggggggcggcggcggcggggcggcggagGGCAAGCCCAAAAACTTTACCTGCGAGGTCTGCGGCAAG GTGTTCAACGCGCACTACAACCTCACCCGCCACATGCCGGTGCACACGGGGGCCCGGCCTTTCGTCTGCAAGGTCTGCGGGAAAGGCTTTCGCCAGGCCAGCACCCTGTGCCGGCACAAAATCATCCACACCCAG GAGAAACCCCACAAGTGCAACCAGTGCGGAAAGGCGTTCAACAGGAGCTCCACGCTGAACACTCACATCCGCATCCACGCCGGCTACAAGCCCTTCGTCTGCGAGTTCTGCGGCAAGGGCTTCCACCAGAAAG GCAACTACAAGAACCACAAGCTGACCCACAGCGGAGAGAAGCAGTACAAGTGCACCATTTGCAACAAAGCCTTCCACCAGATTTATAACTTGACTTTCCACATGCACACCCACAATGACAAGAAGCCCTTTACGTGTGTCACTTGCGGGAAAGGATTTTGCAGAAACTTTGATTTAAAGAAGCACGTCCGAAAGTTGCACGACAGCGTCTCCAGCGCTCCTCCGCCGCGGGACCCTGGGCGCAGCGGGCAGAGCTAA
- the C11H3orf14 gene encoding uncharacterized protein C3orf14 homolog, protein MSSCLAQEVHLARRHEEILSQRSELLQQMETYLRDKKTKKTWQTQAADAAHKRNAALLNDIEAAEKRLQERIYLLPHPDIVKLETLYWASIKESLPKWEEFLLGRAEVPIGFKKMKATKQSINYPEEDSQK, encoded by the exons ATGTCATCCTGTTTGGCTCAGGAGGTTCACCTTGCTAGAAGACATGAGGAAAT ACTGTCTCAGAGATCAGAGCTGCTACAGCAGATGGAGACTTATTTAAGAGACAAAAAGACTAAAAAGACATGGCAAACTCAAGCAGCTGATGCAGCTCATAAAAGGAATGCAGCACTTTTAAAT GATatagaagcagcagaaaaaaggcTTCAAGAAAGAATATATTTACTTCCACATCCCGATATTGTTAAGTTAGAA ACTCTCTATTGGGCATCAATAAAAGAATCTCTTCCCAAGTGGGAAGAGTTTCTTTTAGGAAGAGCAGAAGTTCCTATTGgctttaagaaaatgaaagctaCAAAGCAGAGCATAAACTACCCAGAAGAAGattcacaaaaataa